One Amblyomma americanum isolate KBUSLIRL-KWMA chromosome 8, ASM5285725v1, whole genome shotgun sequence DNA window includes the following coding sequences:
- the LOC144101918 gene encoding uncharacterized protein LOC144101918, producing the protein MKDLCGVSPDIYALLLSIMPRSAERTCDVPITDRLVLFLMKLKLGITYSSLAVLFCVSRNTVSRYFKSVLKTLSIATQKWIYRPPEHVIRQTMPNCFKVHYQDCSMIIDCREVRTEQPYTVQQQRVLYSHYKGGYTLKFLVGITLCGAVCFGSKAYRGRLSDSFITVDSGFLDLVQPGDVVMADKGFPGIKAGLEEVRAVLVMPPFLQGQDQFSESEVHETYRIAQVRIHVERIIQCIKMFNILNTRIPTGLIAVMSDVFHVCCVLANLQPPIISSEQ; encoded by the coding sequence ATGAAGGATCTGTGCGGCGTGTCCCCCGACATATATGCCCTCCTGCTTAGCATAATGCCCCGTTCTGCTGAGCGAACTTGTGATGTGCCAATAACCGATAGGCTTGTGCTGTTTTTGATGAAGCTTAAGCTTGGGATCACTTACTCATCTCTTGCAGTGCTTTTCTGTGTGTCCAGGAACACAGTCTCTCGTTATTTTAAGAGTGTTCTTAAAACACTTAGCATTGCCACGCAGAAGTGGATATATCGCCCTCCTGAACATGTCATCAGGCAAACAATGCCAAATTGCTTTAAAGTTCACTACCAGGACTGCTCCATGATAATTGATTGTAGAGAAGTCCGTACAGAACAACCGTACACTGTACAGCAACAGCGTGTGCTGTATTCACATTACAAAGGAGGATATACTctgaaattccttgttggaatCACGCTATGTGGTGCAGTCTGCTTCGGCTCAAAGGCATACAGAGGCAGGTTGTCAGATTCCTTTATTACAGTGGATTCTGGGTTTCTAGACCTAGTGCAACCAGGCGATGTTGTGATGGCGGATAAGGGGTTTCCGGGTATAAAGGCAGGCCTTGAAGAGGTACGGGCTGTATTAGTGATGCCCCCATTTTTGCAAGGTCAGGACCAATTTTCTGAAAGTGAGGTGCATGAGACGTACCGAATTGCACAGGTGCGAATTCATGTGGAAAGAATTATCCAGTGCATAAAGATGTTCAACATCCTCAACACACGCATACCCACAGGGCTGATTGCAGTGATGAGCGACGTATTTCATGTCTGCTGCGTCTTGGCAAATCTCCAGCCGCCTATTATAAGCTCCGAACAGTAA
- the LOC144100442 gene encoding uncharacterized protein LOC144100442 yields MPTKKGRTCFVPLCNGGYKSSKKKVSLFRAPSDPLRLQEWARNIKRDDKTLDDSCVVCSRHFDERYIQRTFQHLINGKLVEIDRERPALTDDAVPTIFPDAPSYMTKPVPRKRKKRNLADNCTPAPKRWASCSQTNSDSADFGGRETSSDMPPHKPHPLKDIVPPSPSCSKIVLSNNPEVLCFGWHTSAEPGDVCVTKHVTFSTCAAAADYVCTVYCRNIKVDELHVQCEEDALAALRKTDNLLLCPGCEVEPISPGQCTQYGKSFFSKSCLVITPDGKPCLRCKYTRRLILNHMNRGKKRAAAFKQKNARKRKSVHLFRAKKKLSQANKSVQELRELTQSIPTIVLEAKISGLPPKQRLAVKACFEAASRKSTRGMRYDQLWILECILMRMRSPQLYEHLRQHEIMALPSKSCLAKYLQGFKSTFGFNSSVFSALKEKTRKMEEFSLHGGLVFDEIKLSENISVTSSGELSGFVDLGPFDDNNSKTTLSDHGLVIMFQPFQGKWTQILGVFAAKGNVKASTLSKILLEATILAEKSGLFVDFWTSDGAPWNRCLWKLFGVKGMLAVLLKLARSSSFSVCQ; encoded by the exons ATGCCGACCAAAAAAGGTAGGACTTGTTTTGTGCCACTTTGTAACGGAGGCTACAagtcgtcaaaaaaaaaagtgtcgttGTTCCGTGCCCCGTCGGACCCCCTTCGTTTGCAAGAGTGGGCTCGGAACATAAAACGAGACGACAAGACTTTGGATGACAGCTGTGTTGTGTGTTCGAGGCATTTTGATGAACGATATATTCAAAGGACGTTTCAGCATCTTATAAACGGGAAACTTGTGGAAATAGATCGCGAGCGGCCAGCGCTCACCGACGACGCCGTCCCGACAATATTTCCGGATGCTCCCTCCTACATGACGAAGCCTGTCCCACGAAAAAGGAAGAAGAGAAACTTAGCGGACAACTGTACACCAGCCCCGAAGCGCTGGGCATCatgcagccaaacaaacagcgacTCCGCAGATTTTGGTGGCAGAGAGACTTCATCAGATATGCCGCCGCACAAACCGCATCCGTTGAAAGACATCGTCCCGCCCTCACCGTCATGCAGCAAAATTGTTCTGTCGAACAACCCAGAAGTTCTGTGCTTTGGGTGGCACACAAGTGCTGAGCCAGGTGATGTGTGCGTAACCAAGCACGTAACATTTTCGACATGTGCCGCAGCTGCAGATTATGTTTGCACAGTGTATTGCCGAAACATTAAAGTTGATGAGCTTCACGTACAGTGTGAAGAGGACGCCCTTGCAGCTTTGAGGAAGACCGATAATTTGCTTCTTTGCCCAGGCTGTGAGGTTGAACCTATCTCACCTGGCCAATGCACCCAGTATGGGAAATCGTTCTTCTCGAAAAGTTGCCTTGTGATAACGCCCGATGGAAAGCCTTGTCTTCGATGCAAATACACTAGAAGGCTTATCCTAAACCATATGAACAGGGGCAAGAAGCGAGCAGCGGCTTTCAAGCAAAAAAATGCCCGGAAGCGAAAATCCGTTCACCTATTCCGGGCAAAGAAAAAACTGTCTCAAGCCAACAAGAGTGTTCAAGAACTCAGAGAATTAACCCAGTCAATCCCAACGATTGTGCTGGAAGCCAAAATCAGTGGCCTCCCACCAAAACAGCGCCTTGCGGTCAAAGCATGCTTTGAGGCAGCCTCTAGGAAGTCAACCCGGGGAATGCGTTATGACCAGCTATGGATTCTGGAGTGCATCCTCATGCGGATGCGAAGCCCGCAGCTGTATGAACATTTAAGACAACACGAAATTATGGCTTTGCCAAGCAAGTCATGCTTAGCCAAGTACCTACAGGGCTTTAAGAGCACATTTGGTTTTAATAGTAGCGTCTTTTCTGCGCTTAAAGAGAAGACGAGGAAAATGGAAGAATTTAGCCTTCATGGTGGTCTCGTCTTTGACGAGATCAAGCTGTCTGAAAACATCAGTGTGACATCATCTGGGGAACTGAGTGGTTTTGTGGACCTTGGTCCATTCGACGACAACAACAGCAAGACAACCCTGAGTGACCATGGCCTTGTGATTATGTTCCAGCCATTCCAAG GAAAATGGACTCAAATTCTCGGAGTATTTGCAGCTAAGGGCAACGTAAAGGCATCTACCCTTTCAAAAATACTTCTGGAGGCCACAATCCTGGCCGAGAAATCTGGCCTGTTTGTCGATTTCTGGACGAGTGATGGTGCTCCCTGGAATCGGTGCTTATGGAAGCTGTTTGGCGTCAAAGGTATGTTAGCTGTTCTGTTAAAACTAGCCAGGAGTTCTTCTTTTTCAGTCTGTCAATAA